The Brassica napus cultivar Da-Ae chromosome C1, Da-Ae, whole genome shotgun sequence DNA segment TACTTCTTTCATTAAAACTCGTAGGGGAGATTACTTTTTAGTTGTTcttacaggaaaaaaaaaaatggaggaaAAGCGAGCGAGGAAAAGGCTAGTGTTGGTTCCAGTTCCAGCTCAAGGACATATATCTCCAATGATGCAACTTGCCAAAACTCTTCACTTGAAGGGTTTCTCAATCACCGTTGCTCAGACCAAATTCAATTACTTTAACCCTCCAGATGACTCCACTGACTTTCAGTTTGTCACCATTCCAGAAAGCTTACCGGAGTCTGATTTCAAGAATCTAGGGCCAATACGGTTTCTGCATAAGCTCAACAAAGAGTGTCAGGTGAGCTTCAAGGACTGTCTGGGTCAGTTGTTGATACAACAAAGTCATGAGATCGCATGTGTCATCTACGACGAGTTCATGTACTTTGCTGAAGCTGCAGCCAAAGAGTTCAACCTCCCAAACGTTATTTTCAGCACCACAAGTGCCACTGCTTTTGCTTGCCGATCTGTATTCGAAAAACTCTATGCAGAAAATGCCCTGGTTCCCTTCAATGGTATTTTAAAACTTCTCTGTTTCTATTTTCACTAGTGTGTATAATCTCTAACCGCATGGTTCTTGACTTTTTTTCGCAGAACCCAAAGAAGAACAGAACGAGCTAGTGCCAGAGTTCCATCCCCTGAGATACAAAGACTTTCCGGTGTCACGTTGGGCATCATTAGAAAGCATAATGGAGATCTATAGGAATACAGTTGATAAACGGACAGCTTCTTCTGTTATAATCAACACGACAAGCTGTCTAGAGAACTCATCTCTGTTGTGGCTGCAACAACGTCTAGAAATCCCAGTGTACCCTGTAGGCCCTCTTCACATGGTGGCCTCGGCTCCTACAAGTCTGCTTGAAGAGAACAAGAGCTGTATTGAATGGTTGAACAAACGAAGTCAAAACTCTGTGATATTTGTAAGCTTGGGAAGCTTAGCTTTGATGGAAATCAACGAAGTGATGGAAACAGCTTCGGGGTTAGATAGTAGCAACCAACACTTCTTGTGGGTGATTAGGCCAGGGTCAATACGTGAGTCGGAATGGATAGAGTCATTGCCTGAAGAGTTTAGTCAGATGGTTTCAGATCGAGGTTACATTGTGAAATGGGCACCGCAGAAGGAAGTACTTGCTCATCCTGCAGTAGGAGGGTTTTGGAGCCATTGTGGATGGAACTCGACACTAGAGAGCATCGGGGAAGGAGTTCCAATGATCTGCAAgccgttttctggtgatcaaAAGGTGAATGCGAGGTACTTGGACCGTGTTTGGAAAATTGGGGTTCAAGTGGAGGGCGATTTAGACAGAGGAGCGGTGGAGCGAGCTGTGAAGAGGTTAATGGTGGGCGAGGAAGgagagaagatgagaaagaggGCCGTTAGTTTGAAGGAGAAACTAAGAGCCTCTGTCAGAAGTGGAGGTTCTTCACACAACTCGCTAGAGGAGTTTGTAAACTTCTTCAAGACTGTGAAACAAATTAGAAACTAGTATCTACATAACTCACCATGTATTGCCAGTGAAATGAACAGTTAAAAAAGCTTATGCTGAAGAAAGCAATGGACAAATAATGACTTGTGTTGTTATTAAGAAATAAATGTACTTTTCTATTCTAGAAGACTCTTACTCTTCAACAATAAAATCAAACGGGGGACACTAGTGTAATGTGAGGATAAGGTTGTCACTGAATGTGTGATGTGCAGAGAATAGTATATTGCTGGAGATTAATGTTTCTTTATAAAAGTATGATCATCTATTGGAGAGGAAAAGGTAATTACATTATTATCTAAATCTCAAAGTAGAACCATACGTAGCTAAAACCAATAAGATCTGTTTGTAATGTCACTTTCTCCCTATTGTTCGAAGTTAATTGGCTCTCTAATCCAATGAAAGGTTATTACTTGAGAAAATAATAGTCGTCtttaactgatatatatatatatatatcgaagGTAGATAAACACAAAGACTGTGTCTGACGCCATCCCAAGAAGAAATAAACAGTTAACAATGCTGAGAAATACGACAGACGCTCTCTTGATTATCTTTTTAGGGTGTGACTACAAAGAGTAAGGAAAGAGACTTACCTCAAATTACAATATAGAAATCAGTACATGAAACTAGTCAGAGGTCTTCATGTATGCATTGTGCTCCAACAATAGTCATTGGTCTAGTTTCGACATGATGAGTTGTCTGAACAGCTGATCTCCTATGTATGATGCAATGATGACGATGGGCTTAGAAAAACTCGTAAAAAGAACCTGTAACAATAATCATGAAAGATCAAGGCCTGTAAAGATGCAGGAGTATTCTAGAACGGTGTACCTAAATCTGACCATACTACCTGAAGACATGAACTTCGCTGAGAGGAACAAAAAATAGGGAAGATAAACTCACTCTTGAGTTATTATTACCAACCCTTTTGCAATTACAAATGATTTACACGCAGGAATGGTTTAATTTACCAAAAGCATAGCGAAACTATCACTATTGTTACAATATCTATAATCAAACTAGAAGAGTACAGCACTTGTGCTACACAAACATATGGCTTTAAGAACAGTTTATACTTCCCAAAGATGAACCGACTCTGTTCTGAATTATATCAAGTCTCAAACTCCCATCAGAGCATGTTTTCGACTTAGTTGATGTTAGTTATGACAAAATTAAAATGCAGAGAACAAGTCGACTGAAAAAGACCAAAGACTTTATTGTATTACCATTTATATATAGCAAAGACAGAAGAAACTTGATtagtttcaaactttcaatcaaatCGTGTAAGAATATTAACTGTACTTAAAAGACAGAAACTTGATCAGTTGGACGAGTAAAGACAAAGCTCACCTATTCAATTCCTTTTAATTCTCATTAGCGCTTCCACCTCCGACAGGAGGATAAGACGCCATGGATCCGAACTTGTTCTGCTGCATCATATATGGATTTGCAGGTCCGCCACTTCCACGATGATGGTTCTGATGATAAGGATCATGAGCGTGATTCTGGTGATGATACCCTTGCATACCCATATGATGCGCATAGACTGGCATCTGCATCATCGACGGCACTCCCACATGTCCGGCAGATCCACTCCCTTGGCCGCTACCGAGGTCTTGGAAGCTCTGTGGAGGCACAGGGGTTGAGGAGAAGAGCTTATCTGAAGAAGAGGGACCTTCCAAAGTCAATCCCTGCATCCTTTTGAGATACAGCCTGTACTTCTGGAGGTGGGACGCGACGTTCTCTCGAGTCAATCCTTCGACGTTCATCAGCTGCATGATCGTCTTCGGCACTGCGTTTTTAATGCCTAAGTGAGCCACAACATCCACGAATCTCTTGTGCAGCTGCGGCGTCCACACCAAACGCGCCCGTTTCAGTGTCTTCCCGTTGAGATCTTCAGTTCCCGAATCTCCTTCCTCCGCCGTAGAGATATCCACCCCGGCGGAGTCCTCCGATATCTTTTGTTTCTTGGAATCCGATCCGGGACTGCTCGATCCTACTCGATCCTCCTCCTCTGCCGCGACGCCGAGGTTGGTGGACGAAGAGGTGTTGGGACCGGAAGATCCGCCGCGCAGCGACGAGAACGTCGTCTCCGAAGCACGATTCACGTCCTGGATGGTACGGCTCTTCTCCGGGGTTATGCTGAAAGCCATCGCGAGATTCCAAGGGACAAGAGAGTAAGAGAGCGTCGCCAAATCTTCGTCGCTTGGTAAGCCCTTCTCCCATTCCATAACCCTATCTCCGTCGCCGGAAACATCCTTCATCCTCACTTCCTCTCCCATCTTCACTCTCTAATTTCTCGAAGTTCAGATACAGATTTAAATCTAGAACCTCCAAATCGATGAGATCTCGTaagattgaaaatatatttttcttggaaaaaaaaatagcaaaagCAAAAAGATAAGAGAAAAGTACACTATCTAATTCCAGATGGATTTTTATCTTAGTGCCAACGTGGACGAGTTAGCTAGATATTTTTGATCTTCTAAATATCTCCCACCGAACACATCATGAGAGCAAGTTTTGTAACACTAGTCGCGACATAGGTGATTAAACACAAGACGAATTACCAGTTTAACCACGTATGATGACCCACGTGGATAAGAAAGTTAAGCTAACTCCGTGGGTTTTTAAgtaatttactatttactttCAAGTTGCCTTTGTGGGGCCTAGGAGAGAAAGTGAGAATAGCCGGTCTGTTCGGCCAGCTGGAGAGGAAAAAGAGGAGAAAGATTCGGTGATTAGTGTTGACACCCAATAAGAAATCTTAGCCGTTGGAtcatgttttagatatttatggAAGCGTCTAAGGATCAATCTAACGGCACAGACTAGCAACTACGTCATGATTTATTTTTCCGGTTAACTTTGCAACTCTACACATGAATTGATAAAAGGGAAATTTGACCCTTTCGAAAGTCTGCTTTCACTCTTTTTCGAAAGTCGTCGGTGGATCCTTTGGACGGGTTTCTGTTCCGGTTTGTTCTGGTAAAATCCCGATTATTCTCTAGCGGTGAAAGTGGCGTTGGCTTCATTATTGTCTGAAGTTGCCTCGACGGTTTCTCTCTCTCGACGTCCTGTTCTGGTGTGTCCGGTGGATGGACGGAGAGTCATTCCGGCGGCGACTTCCTTACCGTGGAAACGTGTCCTGTCTCGTATGCACGTGTTCCTTCCTCGCTTATGCGTTTAACGCGTGGCAGGCTGTTGAGGCTGATTCTGGTTTTCTTTGGGTCAGGGTTTTGTCTGGGCCTTCTTGAGCTTTTTgacttttgtttagtttttcgGTTTGGTTGTGTCTTTGGGCTTTTCTTTGTAATTGGATTTTGGCATTTTATCTTAATAAAGTAAGTTtacagtgaaaaaaaaaaagaaggaaatttACCCCTATAACTACTAAAAAAAACCCAAATTtgttaaataaccaaaaacacaCTCTCCCTTCTTAtatttctcttcctatctctctcttcattctctctaGAAAActaatttcccttttttttatGGTTAGTACACAAATAAACCCTTGATAAAATACTCTAATTACCATTATTTGATAATTGATTTGCTATGTGTCATTATCAcattaatttcaaaaaacaaaaataaaaaatctctataatattatttgaaaagtcaCTTGCTTATGTGTCGcgctcacgttaactctcacgatggttCATTACATTGATATCCTTAATGaattagaaatattacatttaaatactattactgaattttttatttagttttctttttaaaattttccaaataacatatactccatcttttttttaatgttacatattctagatttttcacacattttaataaaacacattaaatttatattttttttttgtgtttatctttgtttcataattttaagccaataacAATTCAATAagtgcaattaagttttttgaaatttgtaattagttaataaaacatgtcttgaaaatataaaaaattgatcttttaaaacaaatttttttcttaaaatatgtaatattaaggaacagagggagtataataaaaaagaaacatttataaagtttaaatactattattgattttttttatttagttttctttttaaaattttccaaataacatatataataaaaaggaaacattcataaagttttaaaaaacaaattaaaaaacgaaaatatatgtatagataatatgatttcattaaaaaggaaagttcacaaaatagaaatatttaattttaaaatgaaaattaaataacataaaatatactttgaagtaataaaatatttctttatatctatattttttagatgaaaatatatatttgcatataatgtgatttcataaaaaaacattcacacacataatcttgatattagaaaaaatatattatttcttttaaaacataattttaaacaatacaaaaatatatatttcaaagtaatagaaataatttttatatatctatctattttcttagatgattacattAAAAAAGtaagtaacataaactgatataaatttaattgagtaaaaatagtttataattaatattattgaaatgtgttatttattttttcatatatttagttaactataatatcttttaattacagtaaaaaaaaatatataaattatattttacttatatactattatttttaaaataaaatcacacATTTTTTAAActgcttatttttaagatatattaaataaataaaatgaattaacaataaatatcttttgatcaaataattgtaaaatattttaaaataatgtaacactatatactttaacgaggtagatatattatattttatcatcattaaaattatttgttttcataatattaaatttgcttttaaattttatgtttttatgtttgtagAACTTAATAtgactataattaaaataccaaaacaaatttgaattctcatttttaagattatttaaaataaattttagtttaccatttaataaatctaagacatcaaattatttagaatttataaaatattttaattattgcaaatattgatatgtgttcgcgagcttcaaaatatttattaattacttaTGTATGTAATTTCATATTCATCATTgctttattttctgatattttgttttaaaacaaatcaacatataatttgataaatattatgaaactacatgcacatttaaacgataaataaaactaatttgattttttgtaattataataaaaaattatacttcagtttgaatttgaaagaatatatgtaactcaatatactcagAACATGAGTTACCcgactaatccaacttatatctaaGATCATAGATTTAgctacaataaaaatatatatttttattatactaatttattttataaatgtaaattataggatgaatcaaaacatattaacatatgaaaataaaatattaaccaactgttataatttagttcttttgtaaaatttatatatatatgcatgagattgtaaaatattatccttatattaatttacataatttggaatcagacaatttagtttattttatatttttacaagatatgaaactatcaaatattcttgtgaCAATGATAAAACTTTGTgtgatgttttatataaataagaaaaaaaaactatcaaatattcttgtacagatttttaggattttagaaaaggaaattaatattacataatcttttataattatattttttctaggatttagaaaaataaaatttctatcaaataattatttccagtaaatattaactatttttaaaagttgcaattttcaaaattcattttttccaatatcactaatatttcttacaaattttcttgttaactaaatatttttttactatcatgtttatcaataatttttataagtacaaattactattaaactttttttttacaattctctctcgtaaggattaaaaaaaaaaaaatcttaattgattaagattagaaaataaatttttttttttagaaatctcttttatttaggattttatgaaaagaagaagttattttcacataatgacAGTTTTATAGACACATTcacaatctatttttttaattgactcatgtcacaatcatatcaggtgaaatatttgatgttaattttggtttatatttttttaacacaaaattattaaaaattaaattagttaattataagaaaaataagattattttgatatatttattttatttagacttttaaaaatgaaattaattattttataattattttttcttttaaatttttatacagctattttatttttaatagaaaaacttatgtttattatttatatattttgttgtatacatacaaacacatattcatcatattcacacatactcatGTACAATaacaacattaaaatataaaattatgttagcatcataagatgtaataaggataataaaaagttgaattgtatcaagaaattaaaataaaataccgAGGTAATCCTCTTCATGTAAATActattgtgttttgtaaaaataatatgtagaagtttaaacttaaatatagatgtgaaatatttgtagctatttttggTCATACTTTTTTAACATacaaaattatctattaaaaaaggaaagttagtTACTTATAAGACaataataagagtacttttaaaattttcttttaattaggcttttaaaaaagtaatattatttatttaaaagttaatttttattcattttttttactaaataattttttatacttgtaggattttacaattagtttttgtttaacattttttcttaaagttaatatttatcttttataattcaATATCTTTAGTATCTcttaaaacaaacattataataaataataataatgagactattaaataatatttataattttaaaaatcgctttttattttattttagtatatatatttttgattatgagaaattttaacacatatcacaTTTCCAAATATATAACTAACATTGTCACAATCATGTAA contains these protein-coding regions:
- the LOC106376459 gene encoding transcription factor LUX-like, translating into MGEEVRMKDVSGDGDRVMEWEKGLPSDEDLATLSYSLVPWNLAMAFSITPEKSRTIQDVNRASETTFSSLRGGSSGPNTSSSTNLGVAAEEEDRVGSSSPGSDSKKQKISEDSAGVDISTAEEGDSGTEDLNGKTLKRARLVWTPQLHKRFVDVVAHLGIKNAVPKTIMQLMNVEGLTRENVASHLQKYRLYLKRMQGLTLEGPSSSDKLFSSTPVPPQSFQDLGSGQGSGSAGHVGVPSMMQMPVYAHHMGMQGYHHQNHAHDPYHQNHHRGSGGPANPYMMQQNKFGSMASYPPVGGGSANEN
- the LOC106376458 gene encoding UDP-glycosyltransferase 76E11-like, whose protein sequence is MEEKRARKRLVLVPVPAQGHISPMMQLAKTLHLKGFSITVAQTKFNYFNPPDDSTDFQFVTIPESLPESDFKNLGPIRFLHKLNKECQVSFKDCLGQLLIQQSHEIACVIYDEFMYFAEAAAKEFNLPNVIFSTTSATAFACRSVFEKLYAENALVPFNEPKEEQNELVPEFHPLRYKDFPVSRWASLESIMEIYRNTVDKRTASSVIINTTSCLENSSLLWLQQRLEIPVYPVGPLHMVASAPTSLLEENKSCIEWLNKRSQNSVIFVSLGSLALMEINEVMETASGLDSSNQHFLWVIRPGSIRESEWIESLPEEFSQMVSDRGYIVKWAPQKEVLAHPAVGGFWSHCGWNSTLESIGEGVPMICKPFSGDQKVNARYLDRVWKIGVQVEGDLDRGAVERAVKRLMVGEEGEKMRKRAVSLKEKLRASVRSGGSSHNSLEEFVNFFKTVKQIRN